A stretch of Acropora palmata chromosome 9, jaAcrPala1.3, whole genome shotgun sequence DNA encodes these proteins:
- the LOC141892710 gene encoding alpha-2Db adrenergic receptor-like, whose amino-acid sequence MANHSQQLNATSFFPFFSASECIAWLSVFAMEAVAIVTFNTLTIIVYLKERSLRKRSMYVVINQAVADMFVGASVFIDCWSLGRVCDFWKINPLSKPFYVLVSVLSVVFDTASLINLAAISLERMHATFRPFKHRLIKKKIFGAAVAIVWITAGLISTTLVLQLLQLFELHIFAFLQYSVILFCLFVIVACYSSMAIKVVCGSHPHHHVASRRERKLTKTLFIVTVVSLLLTLPIIILRTYSSVVSPTLLMIWGRTYLRLDYALLLLFCSNTLVNPVIYTLRMPEFKRALFSFLNCRS is encoded by the coding sequence ATGGCTAATCACTCACAGCAACTAAACGCAACTTCATTTTTCCCGTTTTTTTCTGCATCTGAGTGCATTGCTTGGCTATCAGTGTTTGCCATGGAGGCTGTTGCTATAGTTACGTTCAATACCCTTACAATCATTGTTTACCTGAAAGAGCGCAGTCTTCGCAAGCGAAGCATGTACGTGGTGATCAACCAAGCAGTTGCTGATATGTTTGTTGGGGCCAGCGTGTTCATTGATTGTTGGAGTTTGGGACGTGTTTGTGACTTCTGGAAGATCAATCCTTTAAGCAAACCGTTTTATGTTCTTGTCAGTGTTCTAAGTGTCGTCTTTGACACAGCATCATTAATTAACCTGGCAGCTATTTCTTTAGAGCGGATGCACGCAACGTTTCGTCCATTTAAGCATCGCctcataaaaaagaaaatctttggaGCTGCTGTTGCTATTGTTTGGATTACAGCTGGGCTCATTTCAACTACCTTGGTCTTACAACTCTTACAACTTTTTGAACTTCACATCTTTGCTTTCTTACAATATTCAGTTAtcttgttttgcctttttgttaTCGTTGCTTGTTACTCGTCTATGGCTATAAAAGTTGTCTGTGGAAGTCATCCTCATCACCATGTTGCAAGCCGtagagaaagaaaactgacTAAGACGCTGTTCATTGTGACAGTTGTATCTTTACTTTTGACGTTGCCAATCATTATTTTGCGGACTTATTCTTCAGTTGTATCCCCTACTTTACTAATGATTTGGGGTAGAACATATTTGCGGTTAGATTATGCTCTCCTCTTACTATTTTGTTCAAACACTCTTGTCAATCCAGTTATTTATACACTTAGAATGCCAGAGTTCAAAAGAGCtctattttctttcttgaacTGTAGATCCTAG